A window from Solanum stenotomum isolate F172 chromosome 5, ASM1918654v1, whole genome shotgun sequence encodes these proteins:
- the LOC125865158 gene encoding equilibrative nucleotide transporter 3-like, whose translation MTIDDSSIISTPTRLEGKYSGMVVCWILGLGSLVSWNSMLTIGDYYYQLFPKYHPSRVLTLVYQPFALATMAILVHNEARINTRKRNLTGFTLFFLSTFALLVLDLATSGAGSLGNYIGICAIVAAFGVADAFVEGGMVGDLSFMCPEFIQSYLAGLAASGALTSALRLVTKAAFERASNGLRKGVMLFLAISTFFEFLCILLYAFVFPKLPIVKYYRTKAASEGSKTVAADLAAAGIQTEAAERADANAKQLDRLSNKQLFFQNIDYLLDLFLTYVLTLSIFPGFLYENTGSHKLGSWYALVLIAVYNMFDLIARYIPLIEKIKLKSRKGLMIATLSRFLFIPCFYFTAKYGDQGWMIMLVSFLGLTNGYLTVCVLTVAPQGYKGPEQNALGNLLVLCLLAGLFSGVALDWLWIIGNGKF comes from the exons TCACTTGTTTCTTGGAATAGTATGCTAACAATTGGTGATTATTATTATCAACTTTTTCCT AAATACCATCCTTCAAGGGTGCTTACCCTCGTTTATCAGCCGTTTGCACTCGCGACAATGGCAATTCTTGTACATAATGAGGCAAGAATCAATACAAGAAAGCGCAACCTAACTGGATTCACTCTTTTCTTCTTAAGCACATTCGCGCTCCTAGTG TTGGATTTGGCTACATCAGGAGCTGGCAGTCTTGGAAATTACATTGGTATATGTGCTATAGTCGCGGCTTTTGGAGTTGCTGATGCTTTTGTTGAAGGTGGAATGGTAGGAGATTTATCCTTCATGTGCCCTGAATTCATCCAA TCATACTTAGCCGGTCTGGCTGCGTCTGGGGCTCTCACCTCGGCTTTAAGGCTAGTGACTAAAGCAGCTTTTGAAAGGGCTAGTAATGGTCTTCGCAAAGGAGTTA TGTTGTTTCTAGCTATCTCCACATTCTTTGAATTTCTATGCATTCTTCTATACGCTTTCGTCTTTCCTAAGCTACCAATCGTTAAGTACTACCGCACAAAGGCAGCATCAGAGGGATCAAAAACTGTTGCAGCAGACTTAGCTGCAGCAGGTATCCAAACTGAAGCAGCCGAAAGA GCTGATGCTAACGCTAAACAATTGGACCGACTGAGCAACAAACAGCTGTTCTTTCAGAACATCGATTACTTATTGGATTTGTTCTTGACTTATGTCCTGACTTTGTCAATTTTCCCTGGATTCTTGTATGAGAATACTGGTTCACACAAATTAGGCTCATG GTATGCTTTAGTCTTGATAGCAGTTTACAACATGTTCGATTTGATAGCAAGATACATTCCATTGATCgagaaaatcaagttgaagTCACGAAAAGGCCTAATGATCGCAACACTATCTCGTTTCTTGTTCATTCCTTGTTTCTACTTCACTGCAAAATACGGTGATCAAGGTTGGATGATAATGCTCGTGTCCTTCCTCGGACTCACCAATGGTTATCTCACCGTTTGTGTCCTCACAGTTGCTCCTCAGGGATACAAG GGTCCTGAGCAAAATGCACTGGGCAACTTGCTAGTGTTATGCCTACTTGCTGGACTATTCTCTGGTGTTGCACTGGATTGGTTGTGGATTATTGGTAATGGAAAATTCTAA